One Streptomyces coeruleorubidus DNA segment encodes these proteins:
- a CDS encoding gas vesicle protein GvpG, with translation MGLISEVLLLPFAPVRGSAWAVRQVLQEAERIYYDPATVRAELSRLEEQLEAGEITEEEFDRLEDELLDRLEIASRGSAGTGNGTTQ, from the coding sequence GTGGGCCTGATCTCGGAGGTGCTGCTGCTGCCGTTCGCACCGGTGCGCGGCAGCGCCTGGGCCGTCAGACAGGTGCTCCAGGAGGCCGAGCGGATCTACTACGACCCCGCCACGGTCCGGGCCGAACTGTCCCGTCTGGAGGAGCAGTTGGAGGCCGGTGAGATCACCGAGGAGGAGTTCGACCGCCTCGAGGACGAACTCCTCGACCGGTTGGAGATCGCTTCGCGCGGGAGCGCGGGAACGGGCAACGGGACGACACAATGA
- a CDS encoding gas vesicle structural protein GvpA, translating to MTVVPAQQTGGGGGSSGLYDVLELVLDRGLVIDAFVRVSLVGIEILKIDVRVVVASVDTYLRFAEACNRLDLEAGPRKAPGLPDLVGEITESGARGKSKGALSGAAETISDAFKQARSEGSEQETESRPRARKSTSARRKEEQE from the coding sequence ATGACAGTCGTACCGGCACAGCAGACCGGCGGCGGAGGCGGCAGCAGCGGTCTCTACGACGTGCTTGAACTCGTTCTGGACAGGGGGCTCGTCATAGACGCATTCGTGCGAGTCTCCCTGGTCGGCATCGAGATCCTCAAGATCGACGTCCGCGTCGTCGTCGCCAGCGTCGACACCTATCTGCGCTTCGCCGAGGCGTGCAACCGGCTCGACCTGGAGGCCGGCCCGCGCAAGGCCCCGGGCCTGCCCGACCTGGTCGGGGAGATCACCGAGTCCGGCGCGCGCGGCAAGTCCAAGGGGGCGCTGTCCGGCGCCGCCGAAACCATCTCCGACGCCTTCAAGCAGGCACGCTCCGAAGGCTCCGAGCAGGAGACCGAGTCCCGTCCGCGAGCCCGCAAGAGCACGTCCGCCCGCCGGAAGGAGGAACAGGAGTGA
- a CDS encoding SRPBCC family protein, producing the protein MTDTLGSATSAAKGAAKNPLTDVAHSEAADRLKAELQEYLAAQATRMLTGVGRKLGETTVRLNDIAEGKSPGFAQLALDSGRKLAEGKGPVRAALETGASRSKDKVAGALKNLGGGKGKGKNSGRKPTVIIEHIDVGVPVRTAYDQWTQYQEFSTFAKGVKSADREDDTHSDWQLKVFWSKRSWKAKTTEQVPDNRIAWTSEGAKGTTKGVVSFHRLADDLTRVLLVIEYQPSGLFEKTGNLWRAQGRRARLDLKNFVRFITIKGEADDGWRGEIRDGKVVRSHEDALAEEESEEERPEGEEPEDEYAEEEPEEEGEEEPEGEYEDEAESEYDEEEAEGEEEPEEEAEGEYEEDEEDEADEPEDEYAEGGSRR; encoded by the coding sequence ATGACCGACACCCTCGGATCAGCGACCTCCGCCGCAAAGGGAGCGGCGAAGAACCCGCTCACCGACGTGGCCCACAGCGAGGCCGCCGACCGGCTGAAGGCCGAGCTGCAGGAGTATCTCGCCGCCCAGGCCACCCGCATGCTGACCGGTGTGGGCCGCAAGCTCGGCGAGACCACCGTCAGACTCAACGACATCGCAGAGGGCAAGAGCCCCGGCTTCGCCCAGCTCGCCCTCGACAGCGGGCGCAAGCTCGCCGAGGGCAAGGGGCCCGTGCGGGCCGCCCTGGAGACCGGCGCCTCGCGTTCGAAGGACAAAGTGGCCGGCGCCCTGAAGAACCTGGGCGGTGGCAAGGGCAAGGGCAAGAATTCGGGCCGCAAGCCGACCGTCATCATCGAGCACATCGACGTCGGCGTGCCCGTGCGCACCGCGTACGACCAGTGGACGCAGTACCAGGAGTTCAGCACCTTCGCGAAGGGCGTCAAGAGCGCCGACCGCGAGGACGACACCCACTCCGACTGGCAGCTGAAGGTCTTCTGGTCCAAGCGCAGCTGGAAGGCGAAGACGACCGAGCAGGTGCCGGACAACCGCATCGCGTGGACGTCGGAGGGCGCCAAGGGCACGACCAAGGGCGTCGTCTCCTTCCACCGGCTCGCCGACGACCTCACGCGCGTCCTGCTGGTCATCGAGTACCAGCCGTCGGGCCTCTTCGAGAAGACCGGCAATCTCTGGCGCGCCCAGGGCCGTCGCGCCCGGCTCGACCTGAAGAACTTCGTCCGCTTCATCACGATCAAGGGCGAGGCGGACGACGGCTGGCGCGGCGAGATCCGCGACGGCAAGGTCGTCCGCAGCCACGAGGACGCGCTCGCCGAGGAGGAGTCCGAGGAAGAGCGCCCCGAGGGCGAGGAGCCCGAGGACGAGTACGCCGAGGAGGAGCCGGAAGAGGAAGGCGAGGAGGAACCCGAGGGCGAGTACGAGGACGAAGCCGAGTCCGAGTACGACGAAGAGGAGGCCGAAGGCGAGGAGGAGCCCGAGGAGGAGGCTGAAGGGGAGTACGAGGAGGACGAGGAGGACGAGGCCGACGAGCCCGAGGACGAGTACGCCGAAGGCGGGAGCCGGCGATGA
- a CDS encoding hydrophobic protein, with product MVPILLVLLLALVLFGAGFAVEVLWYIALAVLVLWLLGFFVRGTSATGGRGRWYRW from the coding sequence ATGGTTCCCATCCTGCTGGTGCTGCTTCTGGCCTTGGTTCTGTTCGGCGCCGGATTCGCAGTAGAGGTGCTCTGGTATATCGCGTTGGCGGTTCTCGTCCTGTGGCTGCTGGGATTCTTCGTCCGTGGTACGTCGGCGACCGGAGGCAGGGGCCGGTGGTACAGGTGGTGA
- a CDS encoding class I SAM-dependent methyltransferase translates to MPEPRETAVYTHGHHESVLRSHTWRTAANSAAYLVPSLRPHMKILDVGCGPGTITADLAALVPDGHVTGVDRAPEILEQARSTAAGRGLANVDFAVADVHALDYADDTFCVVHAHQVLQHVGDPVRALREMRRVVKPGGLVAVRDADYAAMTWFPASEGLDDWLDLYRRVARANGGEPDAGRRLKAWALRAGFTDVTATSGTWTFATCQERAWWSGLWADRTLASAYADRARLGGHASVARLRAVADAWREWGEREDGWFSVLHGEILCRKDA, encoded by the coding sequence ATGCCGGAACCACGGGAGACCGCCGTCTACACGCACGGGCACCACGAGTCGGTGCTGCGTTCGCACACCTGGCGGACCGCCGCCAACTCGGCCGCGTATCTGGTGCCCTCGCTCCGCCCCCACATGAAGATCCTGGACGTCGGGTGCGGGCCGGGCACCATCACCGCCGACCTGGCGGCGCTCGTGCCCGACGGGCATGTCACGGGTGTCGACCGGGCGCCGGAGATCCTGGAACAGGCGCGTTCCACGGCCGCCGGGCGGGGGCTGGCCAATGTCGACTTCGCGGTCGCCGACGTGCACGCCCTGGACTACGCGGACGACACGTTCTGTGTGGTCCACGCCCACCAGGTGCTTCAGCACGTGGGGGATCCGGTGCGGGCGCTACGCGAGATGAGGCGGGTGGTGAAGCCCGGGGGTCTCGTCGCCGTGCGGGACGCGGACTACGCGGCCATGACCTGGTTTCCGGCGTCCGAGGGGCTCGACGACTGGCTGGACCTGTACCGCCGGGTCGCCCGGGCCAACGGCGGTGAGCCGGATGCCGGGCGCCGGCTGAAGGCATGGGCGCTGCGAGCCGGGTTCACGGACGTCACGGCGACCTCCGGCACCTGGACCTTCGCCACGTGTCAGGAACGGGCCTGGTGGAGCGGGCTGTGGGCCGACCGGACGCTGGCGTCGGCATACGCGGACCGGGCCCGTCTGGGCGGGCACGCGAGCGTGGCGCGGTTGCGGGCCGTGGCCGACGCCTGGCGGGAGTGGGGGGAGCGGGAGGACGGCTGGTTCAGCGTGCTGCACGGAGAAATTCTCTGCCGGAAGGACGCCTGA
- a CDS encoding gas vesicle protein has product MTTPSRRMPEPYGYGQGSGANLADILERVLDKGIVIAGDIRINLLDIELLTIKLRLIVASVDKAKEMGIDWWESDPALSSRARRDELTRENAELRERLARLEELEPGRAQKKEAP; this is encoded by the coding sequence ATGACGACGCCCAGCAGGAGGATGCCCGAACCCTACGGCTACGGCCAGGGGAGCGGCGCCAACCTCGCCGACATCCTGGAACGGGTACTCGACAAGGGCATCGTCATCGCGGGTGACATCCGCATCAACCTGCTCGACATCGAACTCCTCACCATCAAGCTGCGTTTGATCGTCGCCTCGGTGGACAAGGCGAAGGAGATGGGCATCGACTGGTGGGAGAGCGACCCGGCACTGAGCTCGCGGGCCCGTCGTGATGAACTGACCCGTGAGAACGCCGAGTTGCGCGAGAGGCTGGCCCGGCTGGAGGAACTGGAGCCCGGCCGTGCGCAGAAGAAGGAGGCACCGTGA
- a CDS encoding gas vesicle protein K has product MTSSDQPARNPRPRRNRLDLEPDTVERDLVKLVLTVVELLRQLMERQALRRFDVGDLTEEQEERIGLTLMLLEERMTELRDRYGLRPEDLNLDLGPLGPLLPRDGG; this is encoded by the coding sequence GTGACGTCGTCCGACCAGCCCGCGCGCAATCCGCGGCCGCGCCGCAACCGGCTGGACCTGGAACCCGACACCGTCGAGCGTGACCTGGTCAAACTCGTGCTCACCGTGGTGGAGCTGCTGCGCCAGCTCATGGAGCGCCAGGCGCTGCGCCGGTTCGACGTGGGGGATCTGACCGAGGAGCAGGAGGAGCGGATCGGGCTCACGCTGATGCTGCTCGAGGAGCGGATGACGGAACTGCGCGACCGCTACGGACTGCGGCCCGAGGACCTCAATCTGGACCTCGGGCCGCTCGGACCGCTGCTTCCCCGGGACGGGGGCTAA
- the ligD gene encoding non-homologous end-joining DNA ligase — translation MSGGDGTRRVRAGRRTVEVHRPDKVLFPGGDAKEYTKGDLVDYHRAVAPFMLPHLRGRPLMLERHPDGLDGPRFMQKNTPENYPEWITRVEVAKEGGTVRHVVCDNTATLLYLADQASITLHRWLSRADSVDHPDRLVFDLDPAGDDFDAVREAARLLGELLDELQLPSALMTTGSRGLHLIVPLNGRHDFDEVRSFARDVADTLAGAHPDRLTTAARKKDRGERLYLDVQRNAYAQTAVAPFTVRPRPGAPVATPITWEQLDDPELHARRWTIADAVEQARTNPWSGLLRRGRALGPARRRLNTLRG, via the coding sequence GTGAGCGGCGGCGACGGCACGCGCAGGGTGCGGGCGGGCCGCCGCACGGTGGAGGTGCACCGGCCGGACAAGGTGCTCTTCCCCGGCGGCGACGCCAAGGAGTACACCAAGGGCGACCTGGTGGACTACCACCGGGCCGTCGCGCCCTTCATGCTGCCGCACCTGCGCGGCCGTCCGCTGATGCTGGAGCGGCACCCGGACGGGCTCGACGGCCCGCGGTTCATGCAGAAGAACACCCCGGAGAACTACCCGGAGTGGATCACCCGCGTGGAGGTGGCCAAGGAGGGCGGCACCGTCCGCCACGTCGTCTGCGACAACACCGCGACGCTCCTCTACCTGGCCGACCAGGCCAGCATCACCCTGCACCGCTGGCTTTCCCGCGCCGACAGCGTCGACCACCCCGACCGGCTGGTCTTCGACCTCGACCCGGCGGGGGACGACTTCGACGCCGTACGGGAGGCCGCCCGGCTGCTGGGGGAGCTGCTGGACGAGCTTCAGCTGCCCTCGGCGCTGATGACGACGGGATCGCGGGGGCTGCACCTGATCGTGCCGTTGAACGGCCGGCACGACTTCGACGAGGTGCGCTCCTTCGCCCGGGACGTCGCCGACACCCTCGCCGGCGCCCACCCCGACCGGCTCACCACCGCCGCCCGCAAGAAGGACCGCGGGGAGCGGCTCTACCTCGACGTGCAGCGCAACGCCTACGCGCAGACCGCCGTCGCGCCCTTCACGGTCCGGCCCCGGCCGGGCGCGCCGGTGGCCACCCCCATCACCTGGGAGCAACTGGACGACCCCGAGCTGCACGCCCGCCGCTGGACCATCGCCGACGCCGTTGAGCAGGCCCGCACCAACCCCTGGTCGGGCCTGCTGCGCCGCGGCCGGGCGCTGGGACCGGCCCGGCGGCGGCTGAACACCCTGCGCGGCTGA
- a CDS encoding DNA primase, producing the protein MNRVGLGLAVGAGYLLGRTKKLKMAVAVGGLAAGKRMNLSPRMVADLVQQQLRNNPQFKEIGDQLRQDLRGVGKAASGAMVERQLDAFADRLHGRTAQVRDQLAGVVPGAGGADAEDTEGEEPEDEDTEEEPEDSGPEEDEEPEPAPKEAAKKAPAKKTPAKKTAKKAPARKAPAKKTAGRKGAAKKTTAAKKATSAGNRGGSSRTRLPKGGGEG; encoded by the coding sequence ATGAACCGAGTGGGACTGGGTCTTGCCGTGGGGGCCGGATACCTCCTGGGACGGACCAAGAAACTGAAGATGGCGGTGGCCGTCGGCGGCCTGGCGGCCGGGAAGCGGATGAACCTGAGCCCGCGCATGGTCGCGGACCTGGTCCAGCAGCAGCTGCGGAACAACCCGCAGTTCAAGGAGATCGGGGACCAGCTGCGGCAGGACCTGCGCGGTGTCGGCAAGGCGGCCTCCGGTGCCATGGTCGAGCGGCAGCTCGACGCCTTCGCCGACCGGTTGCACGGCCGTACGGCCCAGGTGCGCGACCAGCTGGCGGGCGTGGTGCCCGGGGCAGGCGGCGCCGACGCCGAGGACACCGAGGGCGAGGAGCCCGAGGACGAGGACACCGAGGAGGAGCCCGAGGACTCCGGGCCGGAGGAGGACGAGGAGCCGGAGCCGGCCCCGAAGGAGGCGGCGAAGAAGGCCCCGGCCAAGAAGACACCCGCGAAGAAGACGGCGAAGAAGGCCCCCGCCAGGAAGGCCCCCGCCAAGAAGACGGCGGGCCGGAAGGGGGCGGCGAAGAAGACCACGGCCGCGAAGAAGGCGACTTCCGCCGGGAACAGGGGCGGCAGCTCCCGGACCCGGCTGCCGAAGGGAGGCGGTGAGGGATGA
- a CDS encoding gas vesicle protein, which translates to MSNTDNTQESQSSQKSQDSRNSRKQTDNTADDRPNPMEVLRQARGQLEELTGMTAESVSSFEQTEHGWALEVEVLELERVPDTMSLLASYQVELDDQGQLTGYRRVRRYERGRSEPRRSGGH; encoded by the coding sequence ATGTCGAACACAGACAACACGCAAGAGTCACAGAGTTCACAGAAGTCTCAGGATTCTCGGAATTCACGCAAACAGACTGACAACACGGCCGACGACCGGCCGAACCCCATGGAGGTGCTGCGCCAGGCGCGCGGCCAGCTCGAGGAACTCACCGGCATGACCGCCGAGTCCGTGTCGTCCTTCGAGCAGACCGAGCACGGCTGGGCTCTGGAGGTCGAGGTCCTCGAACTCGAGCGCGTGCCCGACACGATGAGCCTGCTGGCGAGCTATCAGGTGGAACTCGACGACCAGGGGCAGCTCACGGGTTACCGCCGCGTCCGCCGCTACGAGCGAGGGCGGTCCGAGCCTCGAAGGAGCGGCGGTCACTAG
- a CDS encoding transketolase, which translates to MNTGELTDLGQQLRVDSVRAAAAAGSGHPTSSMSAADLMAVLLAHHFRYDFDRPAHPGNDRFVLSKGHASPLLYSAYKAAGAIDDEELLTFRKLGSRLEGHPTPQRLPWVETATGSLGQGLPVGVGIALAGKRLDRTGYRVWVLCGDSELAEGSVWEAAEHAGYEHLDNLTVIVDVNRLGQRGPTRHGHDLDAYARRFQAFDWHTVEVDGHDVDAVDRAYGEAASTKGQPTAILARTLKGKGVEAVQDREGLHGKPLPEADEAIAALGGPRDIRVRVHEPPAARMLHSVHTGNFELPTWDKGEEVATRNAFGQALAALGTGRGDIVALDGEVGDSTRAEFFAKEHPDRYFECYIAEQQLVASAVGLAARGWVPYAATFAAFLTRAYDFIRMASISGSGINLVGSHAGVAIGQDGPSQMGLEDLAMMRAVHGSTVLYPCDANQTARLVGAMAGLEGVRYLRTSRGESPVIYGPDEEFPVGGSKVLRSSDRDRLTLVAAGVTVHEALAAADALEGEGIQARVIDLYSVKPVDRAALRRAAEETGCLVTVEDHHPEGGIGDAVLEAFADGRPVPRLVRLAVRSMPGSASPKEQLHAAGIDAESIAAAGRLLVEEAVVP; encoded by the coding sequence ATGAACACCGGTGAACTCACCGACCTCGGACAGCAGCTGCGCGTGGACAGTGTCCGCGCTGCCGCCGCCGCGGGCTCCGGGCACCCGACGTCATCCATGTCAGCCGCCGATCTGATGGCCGTCCTGCTCGCCCACCACTTCCGCTACGACTTCGACCGCCCCGCCCACCCCGGCAACGACCGCTTCGTCCTCTCCAAGGGACACGCCTCGCCGCTGCTGTACTCCGCGTACAAGGCGGCCGGCGCCATCGACGACGAGGAACTGCTCACCTTCCGCAAGCTGGGCAGCCGTCTCGAAGGTCACCCCACACCCCAGCGCCTGCCGTGGGTCGAGACGGCCACCGGCTCGCTCGGGCAGGGCCTGCCGGTCGGTGTCGGCATCGCACTGGCCGGCAAGCGGCTCGACCGCACCGGCTACCGCGTGTGGGTGCTGTGCGGCGACAGCGAACTGGCCGAGGGATCCGTGTGGGAGGCCGCCGAGCACGCCGGGTACGAGCACCTGGACAACCTCACCGTGATCGTCGACGTCAACCGGCTCGGCCAGCGCGGCCCGACCCGGCACGGCCACGACCTGGACGCCTACGCCCGCCGCTTCCAGGCCTTCGACTGGCACACCGTAGAGGTCGACGGGCACGATGTGGACGCCGTCGACCGCGCCTACGGCGAGGCCGCGTCCACCAAGGGCCAGCCCACCGCGATCCTGGCCCGCACCCTCAAGGGCAAGGGCGTCGAGGCCGTCCAGGACCGCGAGGGCCTGCACGGCAAGCCGCTGCCCGAGGCCGACGAGGCGATCGCCGCACTCGGCGGCCCGCGCGACATCCGCGTCCGGGTGCATGAGCCGCCCGCCGCCCGCATGCTGCACTCCGTCCACACCGGGAACTTCGAACTGCCGACGTGGGACAAGGGCGAGGAGGTCGCCACCCGCAACGCCTTCGGTCAGGCGCTGGCCGCGCTCGGCACCGGCCGCGGCGACATCGTCGCCCTCGACGGCGAGGTCGGCGACTCCACCCGCGCCGAGTTCTTCGCCAAGGAGCACCCCGACCGCTACTTCGAGTGCTACATCGCCGAGCAGCAGCTGGTCGCCTCGGCGGTCGGGCTCGCGGCCCGCGGCTGGGTGCCGTACGCCGCCACCTTCGCGGCCTTCCTGACCCGGGCCTACGACTTCATCCGGATGGCGTCCATCAGCGGCTCCGGCATCAACCTCGTCGGCTCGCACGCGGGCGTCGCCATCGGCCAGGACGGGCCCAGCCAGATGGGTCTGGAGGACCTGGCCATGATGCGGGCGGTGCACGGTTCGACCGTGCTGTACCCCTGTGACGCCAACCAGACCGCGCGGCTCGTCGGCGCGATGGCCGGCCTGGAGGGCGTCCGCTACCTGCGCACCTCGCGCGGCGAGAGCCCGGTGATCTACGGCCCGGACGAGGAGTTCCCGGTCGGCGGCAGCAAGGTGCTGCGCTCCTCCGACCGCGACCGGCTGACCCTCGTCGCGGCAGGCGTCACCGTGCACGAGGCGCTGGCCGCCGCCGACGCCCTGGAGGGAGAGGGCATCCAGGCGCGGGTGATCGACCTGTACTCGGTGAAGCCCGTCGACCGGGCCGCCCTGCGCCGGGCCGCCGAGGAGACCGGCTGCCTGGTGACCGTGGAGGACCACCACCCGGAGGGCGGCATCGGCGACGCGGTCCTGGAGGCCTTCGCCGACGGACGCCCCGTACCGCGCCTGGTACGGCTCGCCGTGCGCAGCATGCCGGGCTCGGCGTCCCCCAAGGAGCAGCTGCACGCCGCGGGCATCGACGCCGAGTCGATCGCTGCGGCCGGGCGGCTGCTGGTGGAGGAGGCGGTCGTGCCGTGA
- a CDS encoding GvpL/GvpF family gas vesicle protein: MSTYVYGIAASSHPGLPEGMGGVGDPPRPVRILREGDLAAVVSEAPEGLRPKRKDLLAHQNVLSEAGAAGCVLPMRFGSVAPDDNSITGVLAERAEHYKERLRALDGRVEYNVKANHVEEAVLHQVMAENPDVRSLAEANRQAGGGSYDDKIRLGEMVAAAVKAREAEDAAALQRVLEPSAEAVSVGPESTGWLANVSFLVERESAENFLAAVEEARKGLPHLEVRVNGPLPPYSFVEPGPTEPAGTVASGTDTGAG, from the coding sequence GTGAGCACCTACGTCTACGGCATCGCGGCGAGCTCGCACCCCGGGCTCCCCGAGGGCATGGGCGGCGTCGGCGACCCGCCACGCCCGGTGCGCATCCTGCGCGAGGGCGATCTGGCGGCCGTCGTCAGCGAGGCGCCCGAAGGGCTGCGGCCCAAGCGCAAGGACCTGCTCGCCCACCAGAACGTGCTCAGCGAGGCGGGCGCGGCCGGCTGTGTGCTGCCCATGCGGTTCGGCAGTGTCGCCCCGGACGACAACTCGATCACCGGGGTCCTCGCCGAGCGCGCCGAGCACTACAAGGAGCGCCTGCGGGCCCTGGACGGCCGGGTCGAGTACAACGTCAAGGCCAACCATGTCGAAGAGGCCGTGCTGCATCAGGTGATGGCCGAGAACCCGGACGTCCGCTCTCTCGCGGAGGCCAACCGGCAGGCCGGCGGCGGCAGTTACGACGACAAGATCCGGCTCGGCGAGATGGTCGCGGCCGCGGTCAAGGCCCGGGAGGCCGAGGACGCCGCCGCACTCCAGCGCGTCCTGGAACCGTCCGCCGAGGCCGTGAGCGTGGGCCCCGAATCCACCGGATGGCTGGCCAACGTGTCGTTCCTGGTGGAACGGGAGTCGGCCGAGAACTTCCTGGCGGCGGTGGAAGAGGCCCGCAAGGGCCTGCCGCACCTGGAGGTGCGGGTCAACGGCCCGCTGCCGCCCTACAGCTTCGTCGAGCCCGGCCCGACCGAGCCGGCGGGCACCGTGGCGAGCGGCACGGACACCGGAGCGGGGTGA
- a CDS encoding gas vesicle protein encodes MTVVERREVALVDLLDRLLAGGVVITGDITLRIADVDLVRIDLNALISSVNAQVPSPFEELL; translated from the coding sequence GTGACCGTAGTGGAACGCCGTGAGGTCGCCCTCGTGGACCTGCTCGACCGGCTGCTCGCCGGCGGTGTCGTGATCACGGGGGACATCACGCTGCGCATCGCCGATGTCGACCTCGTCCGTATCGACCTCAACGCGCTCATCAGCTCGGTGAACGCACAGGTGCCTTCCCCGTTCGAGGAGTTGCTGTGA
- a CDS encoding GvpL/GvpF family gas vesicle protein produces MTGLRYVYAVCRPFGTPLQSQLTGVAGDPPRALNHHGLVAVVSHVPERDFAEEPLRAHLEDLDWLTETARAHQGVIDALTTVTTPLPLRLGTVFRDDSGVRTMIEAREEDFRHTLDRLEGRVEWGVKVYAESEPQESARPAQKAASGRDYLRQRRMQTRSHEEMRQKAESFSNRLHEKLSAFAEDSRLHPPQNPALSKATGRNVLNAAYLVPRAHSEEFVEMVDRTKGEVPGMRVELTGPWAAYSFAGEAT; encoded by the coding sequence GTGACCGGACTGCGGTACGTCTACGCCGTCTGCCGCCCCTTCGGCACGCCGCTCCAGTCCCAGCTGACGGGGGTGGCGGGCGATCCGCCCAGAGCGCTGAACCACCACGGCCTCGTCGCCGTGGTCAGCCACGTACCGGAGCGGGACTTCGCGGAGGAACCGCTCCGCGCCCATCTGGAGGACCTCGACTGGCTCACCGAGACCGCCCGCGCCCACCAGGGCGTGATCGACGCGCTCACCACCGTCACGACCCCGCTGCCGCTGCGGCTCGGCACCGTCTTCCGGGACGACAGCGGGGTACGGACGATGATCGAGGCCCGCGAAGAGGACTTCCGGCACACCCTCGACCGGCTGGAGGGCCGGGTCGAGTGGGGCGTGAAGGTGTACGCCGAGTCCGAACCACAGGAGAGCGCCCGGCCCGCGCAGAAAGCCGCGTCGGGCCGGGACTACCTGCGGCAGCGGCGTATGCAGACCAGGTCGCACGAGGAGATGCGGCAGAAGGCGGAGAGCTTCTCGAACCGACTGCACGAGAAGCTCTCCGCATTCGCGGAGGATTCCCGGCTGCATCCCCCGCAGAACCCCGCGCTTTCCAAAGCGACCGGGCGGAACGTACTGAACGCCGCCTATCTCGTACCGCGCGCGCATTCCGAGGAATTCGTGGAAATGGTGGACCGCACGAAGGGCGAGGTGCCCGGAATGCGCGTCGAACTCACCGGCCCCTGGGCGGCCTATTCGTTCGCCGGGGAGGCCACATGA